The Amaranthus tricolor cultivar Red isolate AtriRed21 chromosome 6, ASM2621246v1, whole genome shotgun sequence genome has a segment encoding these proteins:
- the LOC130814592 gene encoding leucine-rich repeat extensin-like protein 3, whose product MKKTTDNPNFLFFNFLLFSSLFLTQKSLGFVGSGKLSDAEVRYIARRQLLYYKDEFGDRGERVIVPPNLTFPNQRLRDAYIALQAWKQAILSDPNNYTANWVGSDVCHYSGVFCAPALDDPYITTVAGIDLNHADIAGYLPEELGLLRDLGLFHINTNRFCGTVPQKFRNMKLLYELDLSNNRFAGRFPKVVLSLPSLKFLDLRFNEFEGDVPRELFDKDLDAIFINHNRFQFQLPDNFGNSPVSVIVLANNKFHGCVPESLVHMSNLNEIIMMNNGFKSCLPNDMGLLQNLTVFDVSFNELMGHLPESFGDIKSLEQLDVAHNMFSGRIPASICKLPNLKNFTYSYNFFTSEPPVCLRLPSVADRRNCIPRRPVQRSASACRAFLSHPVDCSSFGCGGGGGGVTPTPVVPVSPSPPIVVYPSPPPPVYSPPPPPPPPPPPPPVYSPPPPPPPPPPPPPPVYSPPPPPPPPPPPPPPPPPSPPPPSPSPPPPPPPPPPPSPPPPSPSPPPPPPSPLPPPPYMYYSPPPPPASPPPCVELPPPAPYVYVSPPPPSPPPAPVYEGPLPPIFGLPYSSPPPPPFY is encoded by the coding sequence ATGAAGAAGACAACCGATAACCCaaatttcttgttcttcaaCTTTCTCTTGTTTTCATCCCTTTTTCTCACTCAAAAATCATTAGGTTTTGTTGGAAGTGGTAAATTAAGCGATGCAGAAGTCAGATACATTGCTCGTAGGCAACTTCTTTACTATAAAGATGAATTCGGTGACAGAGGTGAAAGAGTAATCGTCCCTCCTAACCTCACTTTTCCTAATCAGAGGCTAAGAGATGCCTACATTGCTCTTCAAGCATGGAAACAAGCTATTCTGTCCGACCCAAATAACTATACTGCTAATTGGGTCGGATCTGATGTTTGTCATTACTCGGGTGTGTTTTGTGCTCCGGCACTTGACGATCCTTACATTACTACTGTGGCTGGGATTGATTTAAACCATGCGGATATTGCTGGTTATCTGCCTGAGGAACTGGGTCTTTTACGAGATCTTGGGTTGTTTCATATCAATACAAATCGGTTCTGTGGTACTGTTCCTCAGAAATTCCGTAATATGAAACTATTGTATGAGTTAGATCTTAGTAATAATCGATTTGCTGGGAGATTTCCTAAGGTGGTTCTTTCTTTACCCTCTTTGAAGTTTTTAGATCTGAGATTCAATGAGTTTGAGGGTGATGTTCCTCGTGAACTTTTTGATAAAGATCTAGATGCCATTTTTATCAACCATAATCGGTTCCAATTTCAGTTACCTGATAATTTTGGCAACTCACCTGTTTCAGTCATTGTTCTCGCTAACAACAAATTCCATGGTTGTGTGCCTGAAAGTTTGGTTCATATGTCCAATTTGAACGAGATTATAATGATGAACAATGGGTTTAAATCTTGTCTGCCAAATGATATGGGTTTGCTCCAAAATTTGACGGTGTTTGATGTCAGTTTTAATGAGTTAATGGGTCATTTGCCGGAATCTTTTGGAGATATTAAGAGTTTGGAGCAGCTTGATGTGGCACATAATATGTTTTCAGGGAGAATTCCTGCCAGTATTTGTAAGTTGCCCAACTTGAAGAACTTTACTTACTCATATAACTTCTTTACAAGTGAACCGCCTGTTTGTTTGCGACTTCCTTCTGTTGCCGATAGACGCAATTGTATTCCCAGGCGGCCTGTTCAACGCTCCGCCTCTGCTTGTAGAGCTTTCTTGTCTCATCCTGTTGATTGCTCATCATTTGGTTgcggtggtggtggtggtggtgttaCGCCTACCCCTGTTGTTCCCGTTTCCCCTTCGCCTCCTATTGTTGTCTATCCTTCACCTCCACCGCCGGTGTACTCTCCTCCACCTCCGCCTCCACCGCCTCCTCCACCACCTCCAGTGTACTCTCCTCCACCTCCACCACCGCCTCCGCCACCACCACCTCCTCCAGTGTATTCCCCTCCTCCACCTCCGCCACCACCTCCACCTCCGCCACCTCCTCCACCACCTTCCCCACCCCCTCCATCTCCTTCaccccctcctccacctccacctccaccaccaccatctcCACCGCCTCCATCTCCTTCACCACCTCCTCCACCACCATCACCGCTCCCACCACCGCCATACATGTATTATTCACCACCTCCGCCACCAGCATCACCGCCACCATGCGTGGAACTACCACCACCAGCgccatatgtatatgtatcaccaccaccaccatcaccgcCACCAGCTCCAGTTTACGAAGGTCCATTACCACCAATCTTTGGTTTGCCATAttcatcaccaccaccaccacctttCTATTGA